A single Streptomyces sp. 2114.4 DNA region contains:
- a CDS encoding serine/threonine-protein kinase, translating into MEPLEATDPRTAGPYQLLGRLGSGGMGRVFVGESLAGRRVAVKVVREDLAATPGFRDRFRREAKLAMRAGGFWTAPVVDADPDATMPWIASQYVEGPSLDEHVIQQGPLDESEVRRLGTGLAEAIASFHRGGLVHRDLKPSNVLLVDDGPRVIDFGISKALETTGGTDLTKAGTVLGTPGFMSPEQALGQPVGPPSDVFSLGSLLVYAVTGAGPFGDGSPHALLFRVVYEAPDLSAVPDGLRGLVRDCLHKSPEGRPTADALLARLAGAARATVPDPRIAPMPVAKTVSDAAALAATGPQPASSTATAEPPDAAPRGHRPVAAPPAALPAFTVEKWGVAAVWRRLRWPVVSALTIAGFLQWAGEVIHGPGPAFVATLFVMLLHLLYGVKVSSPLLDPRTLRVGADGLYVRHGPHTVTVPWRDVSSVTLTGKRNSRSIALTATLAEGTDARVPSPLHAGPGVLKCTLVSPAKNETSTRLDGLDTALRRFAGSRYQSLPAAG; encoded by the coding sequence ATGGAGCCGTTGGAAGCTACGGACCCACGGACCGCCGGACCGTATCAGCTGCTGGGACGTCTGGGCTCGGGCGGGATGGGCCGGGTGTTCGTCGGAGAATCCCTGGCGGGGCGGCGGGTTGCCGTGAAGGTCGTACGGGAGGATCTGGCGGCCACGCCCGGTTTTCGCGACAGGTTCCGGCGCGAGGCCAAGCTCGCGATGCGGGCGGGCGGCTTCTGGACCGCGCCGGTCGTCGACGCGGACCCGGACGCCACCATGCCGTGGATCGCAAGCCAGTACGTCGAAGGCCCCTCGCTCGACGAACACGTCATCCAGCAGGGCCCGTTGGACGAGTCCGAGGTACGCAGGCTCGGCACGGGACTGGCCGAGGCCATCGCCTCGTTTCACCGAGGCGGCCTGGTCCACCGCGACCTCAAGCCCTCCAATGTCCTGCTCGTCGACGACGGTCCGAGGGTCATCGACTTCGGCATCTCCAAGGCCCTGGAGACCACCGGCGGTACCGATCTGACCAAGGCCGGGACCGTCCTGGGCACACCTGGCTTCATGTCGCCGGAGCAGGCACTGGGGCAGCCGGTGGGCCCGCCCTCGGATGTCTTCTCGCTGGGCTCCCTGCTCGTCTACGCGGTCACCGGCGCAGGACCCTTCGGTGACGGGTCCCCCCACGCGCTGTTGTTCCGGGTGGTGTACGAGGCACCCGATCTCAGCGCCGTGCCGGACGGGCTGCGGGGGCTGGTGCGGGACTGTCTGCACAAGTCTCCGGAGGGCCGTCCCACCGCCGACGCGCTCCTCGCACGTCTCGCGGGCGCAGCGCGCGCGACGGTCCCCGACCCGCGCATCGCGCCGATGCCCGTGGCAAAGACCGTTTCCGACGCGGCTGCCCTGGCGGCCACCGGACCGCAGCCGGCGAGCTCAACAGCCACAGCCGAGCCGCCCGACGCGGCACCGCGCGGGCATCGGCCGGTTGCTGCGCCACCGGCCGCCCTCCCCGCGTTCACCGTGGAGAAATGGGGCGTCGCGGCGGTCTGGCGCCGCTTGCGATGGCCCGTCGTTTCGGCGTTGACGATCGCCGGCTTCCTGCAATGGGCCGGAGAGGTGATCCACGGGCCCGGGCCCGCGTTCGTGGCGACGCTCTTCGTCATGCTGCTGCATCTGCTCTACGGGGTGAAGGTTTCGTCGCCACTCCTCGACCCCAGGACACTGCGGGTCGGAGCGGACGGTCTCTATGTGCGGCACGGGCCGCACACGGTCACGGTGCCCTGGCGGGACGTCTCCTCCGTCACGCTCACCGGAAAGCGGAACAGTCGCAGCATCGCCCTGACGGCGACCCTCGCAGAAGGAACGGACGCCCGGGTCCCCTCCCCGCTCCACGCCGGGCCGGGTGTGCTGAAGTGCACGCTCGTCTCCCCCGCGAAGAACGAGACGAGCACCCGCCTGGACGGCCTCGATACCGCACTGCGGCGTTTCGCGGGCAGCCGCTACCAGTCGCTTCCCGCCGCGGGCTGA
- a CDS encoding cell wall metabolism sensor histidine kinase WalK: MTGTRGLGARWRRRRPLRARLALAASSAVALVAVGVCAAAFVLIDYQMTRQLERNLALTSTEVMRERQDWGPTPSDTLCQYPASSCFQIVPADPAKDPRKPYGLPVSDATRKVAAGRHAAFYSELTVAGQPVRMFTTRLTGKDEAVQVALRSDSVDRSVEQAALALSAVGGAGVLLAGALGYWVSRTGLAPVARLTATAERIAATRDARHRIELPPGPPAREDEITRLATSFNTMLGELEQSVTAQRRLVADASHELRTPLTALRTNAELLARADRLTDAQRDRASAALGRQLREVTTLVGDLIELARDEEPQPLVEQVRPAALLEHAVGVAREHWPEITFTTAIDPAAAGVAIPGVPSRLSRLLSNLLDNAAKFSPPGGSVDTELTFTSGELDLTVRDHGPGIAEADLPHVFDRFYRAETARALPGSGLGLAMARQIARAHDAELTAERAPGGGALFRLRMPVPAA, encoded by the coding sequence GTGACCGGCACCCGCGGCCTGGGGGCCCGCTGGCGGCGCCGCCGCCCGCTCCGCGCCCGGCTGGCGCTGGCCGCCTCGTCCGCGGTGGCACTGGTGGCGGTCGGCGTCTGTGCGGCCGCGTTCGTGCTCATCGACTACCAGATGACCCGCCAGCTCGAGCGCAATCTGGCCCTGACGTCCACCGAGGTCATGCGCGAGCGCCAGGACTGGGGCCCCACGCCGAGCGACACCCTCTGCCAGTACCCGGCCTCGTCCTGCTTCCAGATCGTGCCCGCCGACCCCGCCAAGGATCCGCGCAAGCCCTATGGACTGCCCGTCTCCGACGCCACCCGGAAGGTCGCCGCCGGCCGGCACGCGGCGTTCTACAGCGAGCTGACCGTCGCCGGGCAGCCGGTCCGGATGTTCACCACGCGCCTGACGGGCAAGGACGAGGCGGTGCAGGTCGCCCTGCGCTCCGACTCCGTCGACCGGAGCGTGGAGCAGGCCGCCCTGGCGCTGTCCGCGGTCGGCGGCGCCGGCGTCCTGCTGGCCGGCGCACTCGGCTACTGGGTGTCCCGTACGGGCCTGGCGCCGGTCGCCCGGCTCACCGCCACCGCGGAACGTATCGCCGCCACCCGCGACGCCCGCCACCGCATCGAACTGCCCCCGGGCCCGCCCGCCCGGGAGGACGAGATCACCCGCCTGGCCACCAGCTTCAACACCATGCTCGGCGAGCTCGAACAGTCCGTCACCGCGCAGCGCCGCCTGGTCGCCGACGCCTCCCACGAGCTGCGTACCCCGCTGACGGCGCTGCGCACCAACGCCGAACTCCTGGCCCGCGCCGACCGGCTGACCGACGCCCAGCGCGACCGCGCCTCGGCCGCGCTGGGCCGCCAGCTGCGCGAGGTCACCACCCTCGTGGGCGACCTGATCGAACTGGCCCGTGACGAGGAGCCGCAGCCCCTGGTGGAGCAGGTGCGCCCGGCTGCCCTCCTGGAGCACGCGGTGGGCGTGGCCCGCGAACACTGGCCGGAGATCACCTTCACCACCGCGATCGACCCGGCCGCGGCCGGTGTCGCGATCCCCGGTGTGCCGTCCCGGCTGTCCCGGCTGCTGTCCAACCTCCTCGACAACGCGGCGAAGTTCTCCCCGCCGGGCGGCTCGGTCGACACCGAACTCACCTTCACATCAGGCGAGTTGGACCTGACGGTCCGCGACCACGGCCCCGGCATCGCCGAGGCCGACCTCCCCCATGTCTTCGACCGCTTCTACCGCGCCGAGACGGCCCGCGCCCTGCCCGGCTCCGGCCTGGGCCTGGCCATGGCCCGCCAGATCGCCCGCGCCCACGACGCCGAACTCACCGCCGAGCGGGCGCCGGGGGGCGGGGCGCTGTTCCGGCTGCGGATGCCGGTACCGGCGGCCTAG
- a CDS encoding response regulator transcription factor has protein sequence MSMPPTPGNTPAPKILVVDDQPEVRAAVEDGLAVEGYTVRGAADGLAALSEVAGWQPDVLVLDVMMPVLDGLAVCRRLRALDDRTPILVLTALDSVSERVDGLDAGADDYLVKPFALDELVARVRALLRRAATTAVEDARLSFGDLVVDPLTRTGHRAGRPLEFSRTEWALLELLLLHPRQVLPREVILERVWGRDFGPDSNSLAVYIGYLRRKLEAGGEPRLVHTVHGVGYRLDHAEGA, from the coding sequence ATGTCCATGCCGCCCACGCCCGGGAACACCCCAGCCCCCAAGATCCTCGTCGTCGACGACCAACCGGAGGTCCGTGCCGCCGTCGAGGACGGCCTCGCCGTGGAGGGCTATACGGTGCGGGGCGCCGCCGACGGCCTGGCCGCCCTCTCGGAGGTCGCCGGCTGGCAGCCGGACGTCCTCGTCCTGGACGTGATGATGCCCGTCCTGGACGGACTGGCCGTCTGCCGCCGGCTGCGCGCCCTGGACGACCGCACCCCGATCCTCGTGCTGACCGCGCTGGACTCGGTCAGCGAACGGGTCGACGGGCTCGACGCCGGCGCCGATGACTACCTCGTCAAACCGTTCGCCCTGGACGAGCTGGTGGCCCGCGTCCGGGCCCTGCTGCGCCGGGCCGCCACCACGGCCGTCGAGGACGCCCGGCTCTCCTTCGGCGATCTGGTCGTCGACCCGCTGACCCGCACCGGCCACCGGGCCGGCCGGCCCCTGGAGTTCAGCCGCACCGAATGGGCGCTGCTGGAGCTGCTGTTGCTGCACCCGCGGCAGGTGCTGCCGCGCGAGGTGATCCTGGAACGCGTCTGGGGCCGTGACTTCGGCCCCGACTCCAACTCCCTGGCGGTCTACATCGGTTACCTGCGCCGCAAACTGGAGGCGGGCGGCGAGCCCCGCCTCGTCCACACCGTGCACGGCGTGGGCTACCGCCTGGACCATGCGGAGGGCGCGTGA
- a CDS encoding glycosyltransferase gives MRTPLSVVIGAGGTGGHIYPGLALADALRRAVPDAVISFVGTERGLETELIPRAGYRLHTVDMIPFDPSLGARRYLLPAALLRSGAQCRALLKEQKAQVAVGMGGYPSAPVIVGAKMAGLPSLVHESNAVPGRANKFAARLTPHLALAFDRSRAHLAGGGRAETVGMPLVGPLAELDRAGLRPTARRALGVPDGARLLLVNGGSLGAARLTEAAVGLAGRYRARGDLRLLIKTGPAALERTRALLAANGGDAVAEAVPYLDRMDLAYAAADLVVCRAGSATVAELATIGMPAVLVPYPHAPGDHQTHNARVLSDAGAALLLPDPQTTAERLDALVTPLLDDPARLAAMAAAADPGTHARAAGLLADKVLALAGHPQVHHHPTMKESA, from the coding sequence ATGCGCACACCACTCTCCGTCGTGATCGGTGCGGGCGGCACCGGCGGCCACATCTATCCGGGACTCGCTCTCGCCGACGCGCTGCGCCGGGCCGTGCCCGATGCGGTGATCTCCTTCGTCGGGACCGAACGCGGCCTGGAGACAGAGCTGATCCCCCGGGCCGGATACCGGCTGCACACCGTCGACATGATCCCCTTCGACCCCTCGCTCGGCGCCCGACGCTATCTGCTGCCGGCCGCGCTGCTGCGCTCGGGTGCCCAGTGCCGGGCTCTTCTCAAGGAACAGAAAGCCCAGGTCGCGGTCGGTATGGGCGGTTATCCCAGCGCCCCGGTGATCGTCGGGGCCAAGATGGCCGGGCTGCCGAGCCTGGTCCATGAGTCCAACGCGGTGCCCGGCCGGGCCAACAAGTTCGCGGCCCGGCTCACCCCGCACCTCGCCCTCGCCTTCGACCGCAGCCGCGCGCACCTGGCCGGCGGCGGGCGGGCCGAGACGGTCGGCATGCCGCTGGTGGGGCCGCTGGCCGAGCTGGACCGGGCGGGCCTGCGGCCCACCGCCCGCCGGGCCCTGGGCGTACCGGACGGCGCGCGGCTGCTGCTGGTCAACGGCGGGAGCCTGGGAGCCGCCCGGCTGACCGAGGCGGCGGTGGGGCTGGCCGGCCGCTACCGGGCGCGCGGTGACCTGCGGCTGCTGATCAAGACCGGGCCCGCGGCCCTGGAGCGGACCCGGGCCCTCCTGGCGGCGAACGGCGGGGACGCGGTCGCCGAGGCCGTGCCGTACCTGGACCGGATGGATCTGGCGTACGCCGCCGCCGATCTCGTGGTGTGCCGGGCCGGTTCGGCGACCGTCGCCGAGCTGGCCACCATCGGGATGCCGGCCGTCCTCGTGCCGTACCCGCATGCGCCGGGCGACCACCAGACCCATAACGCCCGGGTGCTCTCGGACGCCGGGGCGGCGCTGTTGCTGCCCGACCCGCAGACCACGGCGGAGCGGCTGGACGCCCTGGTCACCCCGCTTCTCGACGATCCCGCCCGGCTCGCCGCGATGGCCGCGGCCGCCGACCCGGGCACCCATGCGCGGGCCGCCGGCCTGCTGGCCGACAAGGTGCTGGCGCTCGCCGGTCACCCGCAGGTCCACCACCACCCCACGATGAAGGAGTCAGCATGA
- a CDS encoding SDR family NAD(P)-dependent oxidoreductase, whose translation MNSTQQWTGRRVLVTGAEGFIGSTLVDMLVAAGAEVRAFVHYKPYAEKGNLAHYFVPGGPVEMVAGDVRDAGRVSDAVEGCDTVFHLAALIGIPYSYDSPGAYVQTNVVGTENVAQACRRHAVRRLVHTSTSEVYGTALTAPIGEDHPLQPQSPYSASKIGADMMALSHRHAFELPVTVVRPFNTYGPRQSARAVIPTILAQLHAGARQIKLGSLTPTRDFTYVTDTAAGFLALADCDRALGEVVNLGTGREIAIGALAEALIAASGRDAEVVVDPARLRPAGSEVERLLSDNSRAREWASWRPEVSLEQGLKRTSEWVADNLHLFAADRYQV comes from the coding sequence ATGAACAGCACGCAGCAGTGGACGGGCCGCCGGGTCCTGGTCACCGGGGCCGAGGGGTTCATCGGCTCGACCCTGGTCGACATGCTGGTGGCGGCGGGCGCAGAGGTGCGCGCGTTCGTCCACTACAAGCCCTATGCCGAAAAGGGAAATCTGGCGCACTATTTCGTGCCGGGCGGCCCGGTCGAGATGGTCGCGGGTGATGTGCGCGACGCGGGCCGGGTGAGCGACGCCGTCGAGGGCTGCGACACGGTCTTCCATCTGGCCGCGCTGATCGGGATTCCGTACAGCTACGACTCGCCCGGCGCGTATGTGCAGACGAACGTCGTCGGGACGGAGAACGTCGCCCAGGCGTGCCGGCGGCATGCGGTGCGGCGGCTGGTGCACACCTCCACCAGTGAGGTCTACGGGACCGCGCTGACCGCGCCGATCGGCGAGGACCACCCGCTGCAGCCGCAGTCGCCGTACTCCGCCTCGAAGATCGGCGCGGACATGATGGCGCTGTCGCACCGGCACGCCTTCGAGCTGCCGGTGACGGTGGTGCGGCCGTTCAACACCTACGGCCCCCGGCAGTCCGCGCGCGCCGTGATCCCCACGATCCTGGCCCAACTCCACGCGGGCGCCCGGCAGATCAAGCTGGGCTCGCTCACCCCGACCCGCGACTTCACCTACGTCACGGACACCGCGGCCGGCTTCCTGGCGCTGGCCGACTGCGACCGGGCGCTGGGCGAGGTCGTCAACCTCGGCACCGGGCGGGAGATCGCCATCGGGGCGCTCGCCGAGGCGCTGATAGCGGCATCGGGACGGGACGCCGAGGTCGTGGTGGACCCGGCGCGGCTGCGGCCGGCCGGCAGCGAGGTCGAGCGGCTGCTCTCGGACAACTCCCGGGCCCGCGAGTGGGCTTCGTGGCGGCCGGAGGTGTCCCTGGAGCAGGGGCTGAAGCGGACGTCGGAGTGGGTGGCCGACAACCTCCACCTGTTCGCGGCGGACCGCTACCAGGTCTGA
- a CDS encoding TetR/AcrR family transcriptional regulator, which produces MHHSASSRKGRTGRPRSAETDFAILDATRAALVDLGWGRLTMSDVAARAGVAKTTLYRRWANKNELVVDAVAVLFDELELPDRGSLQSDIEGVVLQFGALLARPETKTALMAVVAESTADEALRERIRSAIVDRQKRLVLLGRSRAQARGELPPDGPGADGERAATRNMDLIFDVIAGAIVHRTLVSGEPVDAAWGRDFTALFLTGLSGLGDQG; this is translated from the coding sequence ATGCACCACTCCGCCAGTTCCCGGAAGGGCCGCACGGGCCGCCCGCGCAGCGCCGAGACCGATTTCGCGATCCTGGACGCGACCCGGGCCGCACTCGTCGATCTGGGCTGGGGGCGGCTGACCATGAGCGATGTGGCGGCCCGCGCCGGTGTCGCCAAGACGACGCTCTACCGCCGCTGGGCCAACAAGAACGAGCTCGTCGTGGACGCCGTGGCGGTCCTCTTCGACGAGCTCGAACTCCCCGACCGGGGCTCCTTGCAGTCCGACATCGAGGGCGTGGTGCTGCAGTTCGGGGCGCTGCTCGCGCGGCCGGAGACCAAGACGGCGCTGATGGCCGTGGTGGCCGAGTCCACCGCCGACGAGGCGCTGCGCGAACGGATCCGCTCGGCGATCGTCGACCGCCAGAAGCGGCTGGTCCTGCTCGGCCGCTCGCGCGCCCAGGCCCGCGGCGAGCTGCCCCCGGACGGCCCCGGTGCGGACGGCGAGCGGGCCGCCACCCGCAACATGGACCTGATCTTCGATGTGATCGCCGGGGCGATCGTGCACCGCACCCTGGTCAGCGGGGAGCCCGTGGACGCCGCGTGGGGGCGCGACTTCACGGCCCTCTTCCTCACCGGGCTCTCCGGTCTGGGCGACCAGGGCTGA
- a CDS encoding tetratricopeptide repeat protein, whose translation MQPRNMSMSGVVDLAAVKSAGEAKQKAEQARAEAARTGRAPASGARLVFDVDEAGFQQDVLQRSTEVPVVIDFWAEWCEPCKQLGPLLERLAGEYAGKFVLAKIDVDANQMLFQQFGVQGIPAVFAVVAGQPIPLFQGAAPESQIRQVLDQLVQAAEQQFGIVGAPIDPQAAGEAEQEAEAPAPAGPYDALLEAANQALDSGDLGGAVQAYKNVLNDDPANPEAKLGLAQAELLRRVQDLDPQVVRKEAAENPADVPAQIRAADLDLVGGHVEDAFGRLVDAVKRSAGEDREAARVRLLELFEVIGAEDPRVTAARTALARVLF comes from the coding sequence ATGCAGCCACGCAATATGTCCATGAGTGGAGTCGTCGACCTCGCAGCGGTGAAGTCGGCGGGGGAAGCGAAGCAGAAGGCGGAGCAGGCACGTGCCGAGGCCGCCCGTACGGGCCGGGCGCCCGCGAGCGGTGCCCGCCTGGTGTTCGACGTCGACGAGGCAGGGTTCCAGCAGGACGTCCTGCAGCGCTCGACCGAGGTCCCGGTCGTCATTGACTTCTGGGCCGAGTGGTGCGAGCCGTGCAAGCAGCTGGGTCCGCTGCTGGAGCGCCTCGCGGGGGAGTACGCCGGCAAGTTCGTGCTGGCCAAGATCGACGTCGATGCCAACCAGATGCTGTTCCAGCAGTTCGGGGTGCAGGGCATCCCGGCGGTCTTCGCGGTCGTCGCGGGGCAGCCGATCCCCCTCTTCCAGGGCGCGGCCCCGGAGTCGCAGATCCGCCAGGTGCTCGACCAGCTGGTGCAGGCCGCCGAGCAGCAGTTCGGCATCGTGGGGGCGCCCATCGACCCGCAGGCCGCGGGCGAGGCGGAGCAGGAGGCCGAGGCTCCGGCGCCGGCCGGCCCCTATGACGCACTGCTGGAGGCCGCGAACCAGGCGCTGGACTCCGGCGATCTGGGCGGTGCCGTCCAGGCGTACAAGAACGTGCTCAACGACGACCCGGCCAACCCGGAGGCCAAGCTCGGCCTGGCGCAGGCCGAACTCCTGCGCCGGGTGCAGGATCTCGACCCGCAGGTGGTGCGCAAGGAGGCCGCGGAGAACCCGGCCGATGTGCCGGCGCAGATCCGCGCCGCGGACCTGGACCTGGTCGGCGGGCACGTCGAGGACGCGTTCGGCCGGCTGGTCGACGCGGTGAAGCGGTCGGCGGGTGAGGACCGGGAGGCCGCGCGGGTGCGGCTGCTGGAGCTGTTCGAGGTCATCGGCGCGGAAGATCCGCGGGTGACGGCGGCGCGTACCGCGCTCGCCCGGGTGCTGTTCTGA
- a CDS encoding DUF6230 family protein: MESLARGGTRWKRFAVVMVPSVAATAAIGVALSQGALAASFSVSGQQFKVATDRLDGTGFVQYGAIDAQKGGKQVPVAVSGFSNAKIKNLCQSVVVPVPVFGDVSMKLSAGGGDTPVEAKNLYIDLDQLSADATFNNIDIGVAAGSTTKGPGMHKGDKADPGSFAQQAESATLTHVRQQAWATTAGTFKLSGLKMSVAKGKSECY, from the coding sequence ATGGAGTCCCTGGCTCGTGGCGGGACCAGATGGAAGCGGTTCGCCGTCGTCATGGTGCCGAGCGTCGCGGCGACCGCCGCGATCGGTGTCGCCCTCTCGCAGGGTGCGCTCGCGGCATCGTTCAGCGTGTCCGGCCAGCAGTTCAAGGTCGCTACCGACCGGCTGGACGGCACCGGGTTTGTTCAGTACGGAGCCATTGACGCCCAGAAGGGCGGCAAGCAGGTCCCGGTGGCGGTCTCGGGGTTCTCGAACGCCAAGATCAAGAACCTGTGCCAGTCGGTAGTCGTGCCGGTGCCGGTCTTCGGCGATGTGTCGATGAAGCTGTCGGCCGGTGGCGGTGACACGCCCGTCGAGGCGAAGAACCTCTACATCGACCTGGACCAGCTGTCCGCGGACGCGACCTTCAACAACATCGACATCGGTGTTGCTGCGGGCTCGACGACCAAGGGCCCTGGCATGCACAAGGGCGACAAGGCCGACCCCGGCTCGTTCGCCCAGCAGGCCGAGTCGGCCACGCTGACCCACGTCAGGCAGCAGGCATGGGCCACGACGGCCGGAACGTTCAAGCTCAGCGGCCTGAAGATGAGCGTCGCCAAGGGCAAGAGCGAGTGCTACTGA
- a CDS encoding DUF6114 domain-containing protein: MSADTRPRLIETIGRKRLSFREWRGHRPFWGGMLTLLAGIPIMYIPYANLTIGSLTVRMATTAGAGSLIIGVLLVVLGLTMWFQPASRVFAGVAAILLSLVSLVVSNFGAFLIGFLLGLIGGALGVSWAPGKAERSGDDAEEPARKTVAGPVLATHPAPADGPGSGNGLDDLSGTSPTNGTNGRHRAG, translated from the coding sequence ATGAGCGCCGACACGCGACCACGGCTGATCGAGACCATCGGCCGGAAGCGGCTTTCGTTCCGGGAGTGGCGCGGACACCGCCCGTTCTGGGGCGGCATGCTGACTCTGCTGGCCGGCATCCCGATCATGTACATCCCTTACGCGAATCTCACGATCGGTTCCCTGACCGTCCGCATGGCGACCACCGCCGGCGCCGGCTCGCTGATCATCGGCGTACTGCTGGTCGTGCTCGGCCTGACCATGTGGTTCCAGCCCGCTTCGCGCGTTTTCGCGGGTGTGGCGGCGATTCTGCTCTCCCTCGTCTCCCTGGTCGTCTCGAACTTCGGCGCCTTCCTGATCGGCTTCCTCCTGGGGCTGATCGGCGGTGCGCTGGGAGTTTCCTGGGCACCGGGCAAGGCCGAGCGGAGCGGGGACGACGCCGAGGAGCCGGCCCGTAAGACGGTCGCCGGACCGGTGCTCGCCACGCACCCCGCGCCGGCCGACGGTCCCGGGTCGGGCAATGGACTGGACGACCTGTCAGGAACGAGCCCGACCAACGGAACGAACGGGAGGCACCGTGCCGGGTGA
- the pyk gene encoding pyruvate kinase, with protein MRRSKIVCTLGPAVDSFEQLKTLIEAGMNVARFNMSHGTQPEHEERYHRLRKASEETGRAVGVLADLQGPKIRLETFADGPVELVRGDEFVITAEDVPGDRTICGTTYKGLPGDVSKGDPILINDGNVALQVVEVDGPRVRTIVIEGGVISDHKGINLPGAAVNVPALSEKDVEDLKFALRMGCDMVALSFVRDAKDVQDVHRVMDEVGRRVPVIAKVEKPQAVANMQEVVMAFDAVMVARGDLAVEYPLEKVPMVQKRLVELCRRNAKPVIVATQMMESMITNSRPTRAEASDVANAILDGADAVMLSAESSVGAYPIETVKTMSKIVEAAEEELLSKGLQPLVPGKKPRTQGGSVARAACEMADFLDGKALIAFTKSGDTARRLSRYRAAQPILAFTTEASTRNQLTLSWGVDAFVVPHVDNTDAMVDLVDAELLKLKRYSEGDTMLITAGSPPGVPGTTNMVRVHHLGGEQA; from the coding sequence ATGCGCCGTTCCAAAATCGTCTGCACCCTGGGCCCCGCCGTCGACTCCTTCGAGCAGCTGAAGACGCTGATCGAGGCCGGCATGAATGTGGCCCGTTTCAACATGAGCCACGGGACCCAGCCGGAGCACGAGGAGCGGTACCACCGCCTCCGCAAGGCCTCCGAGGAGACCGGCCGCGCGGTCGGTGTGCTGGCCGACCTGCAGGGCCCCAAGATCCGTCTGGAGACCTTCGCCGACGGCCCCGTGGAGCTGGTGCGCGGCGACGAGTTCGTCATCACCGCCGAGGACGTCCCCGGCGACCGGACCATCTGCGGCACGACCTACAAGGGCCTGCCCGGCGATGTGTCCAAGGGCGACCCGATCCTGATCAACGACGGCAATGTCGCCCTCCAGGTCGTCGAGGTCGACGGCCCGCGGGTGCGCACCATCGTCATCGAGGGCGGGGTCATCTCCGACCACAAGGGCATCAACCTGCCCGGCGCCGCGGTGAACGTCCCCGCGCTGTCCGAGAAGGACGTCGAAGACCTCAAGTTCGCCCTGCGGATGGGCTGCGACATGGTCGCGCTGTCCTTCGTGCGGGACGCCAAGGACGTCCAGGACGTGCACCGCGTCATGGACGAGGTGGGCCGCCGGGTCCCGGTCATCGCCAAGGTCGAGAAGCCGCAGGCGGTCGCCAACATGCAGGAGGTCGTGATGGCCTTCGACGCCGTCATGGTCGCCCGTGGTGACCTGGCGGTGGAGTACCCGCTGGAGAAGGTCCCGATGGTGCAGAAGCGCCTGGTGGAGCTGTGCCGCAGGAACGCCAAGCCGGTGATCGTGGCGACCCAGATGATGGAGTCCATGATCACCAACTCCCGGCCGACCCGTGCCGAGGCGTCCGATGTCGCCAACGCCATCCTCGACGGCGCCGACGCGGTGATGCTCTCCGCCGAGTCGTCCGTCGGTGCCTATCCGATCGAGACCGTCAAGACGATGTCGAAGATCGTCGAGGCGGCCGAGGAGGAACTGCTCTCCAAGGGCCTGCAGCCGCTGGTGCCCGGCAAGAAGCCGCGTACGCAGGGCGGTTCGGTGGCCCGCGCGGCGTGCGAGATGGCGGACTTCCTGGACGGCAAGGCGCTGATCGCCTTCACCAAGTCCGGTGACACCGCCCGCCGCCTCTCCCGCTACCGCGCGGCCCAGCCCATCCTTGCCTTCACCACCGAGGCGTCCACCCGCAACCAGCTCACGCTGAGCTGGGGTGTCGACGCCTTCGTCGTGCCGCACGTCGACAACACCGACGCGATGGTCGACCTGGTGGACGCCGAACTGCTCAAGCTCAAGCGCTACAGCGAGGGCGACACCATGCTGATCACCGCCGGTTCGCCCCCCGGCGTCCCCGGCACCACCAACATGGTCCGGGTGCACCACCTCGGCGGCGAGCAGGCCTGA